From the Xenorhabdus ishibashii genome, one window contains:
- the aceB gene encoding malate synthase A produces the protein MQQVLTTKLTFIKPFGKAENQVLPPESIRFLEDLIIEFSDRRTKLLDERVHWQEKIDNGLLPNFISETDSIRNGDWKIQGIPNDLKDRRVEITGPVERKMVINALNANVKVFMADFEDSLAPEWDKVINGQINLRDAVNNTISYTNEQGKRYELKADPAVLIARVRGLHLPEKHILYNNEPISGGLFDFALYFYLNHKKLLQKGSGPYFYLPKIQSYHEAQWWSDVFSFAESRFNLPIGTIKATVLIETLPAVFQMDEILYHLRHHIVGLNCGRWDYIFSYIKTLKNHADRVLPDRQSVTMTQPFLSAYSRLLIKTCHKRGAFAMGGMSAFIPSKDPVQNQQVLDKVRADKELEADNGHDGTWVAHPGLADIVMEIFDAKLGEHQNQLTVLREEDDAITAEQLLAPCLGERTEEGMRANIRVAVQYIEAWISGNGCVPIYGLMEDAATAEISRTSIWQWIRHEKSLSNGKKVTKELFREMLKEELAVIRQEVGEQRFNQGRFTEASDLMERITTQDNLIDFLTLPGYQLLD, from the coding sequence ATGCAGCAGGTATTAACAACAAAATTAACTTTTATTAAACCTTTTGGAAAAGCCGAGAATCAGGTGTTACCACCTGAATCTATTCGATTTTTAGAGGATTTGATTATCGAATTTTCTGACAGACGTACAAAGTTATTGGATGAACGTGTACATTGGCAGGAAAAAATAGATAACGGCTTATTACCAAATTTTATTTCGGAAACAGATTCCATTAGAAATGGAGATTGGAAAATTCAGGGAATACCAAATGATCTAAAAGATCGTCGGGTTGAAATAACGGGACCTGTAGAACGGAAGATGGTTATCAATGCCTTAAATGCAAATGTGAAAGTATTTATGGCAGATTTTGAGGATTCATTAGCGCCTGAATGGGATAAGGTCATCAATGGGCAAATTAACTTACGGGATGCTGTCAATAATACGATCTCATATACCAATGAGCAGGGTAAGCGTTATGAATTGAAAGCTGACCCAGCAGTATTGATTGCTCGGGTTAGAGGTTTGCACTTGCCGGAAAAACACATTCTCTATAATAATGAACCGATTTCTGGCGGATTGTTTGATTTTGCTCTCTATTTCTACTTGAATCATAAGAAGTTACTGCAAAAAGGTAGTGGCCCTTATTTTTACCTACCCAAAATACAAAGCTACCATGAAGCACAATGGTGGAGTGATGTTTTCAGTTTTGCAGAATCACGTTTCAATTTGCCAATAGGTACGATTAAAGCAACGGTTTTGATTGAAACATTACCAGCCGTATTCCAGATGGATGAAATTCTCTATCACTTACGTCATCACATTGTTGGCTTAAATTGTGGGCGCTGGGATTATATTTTCAGTTATATCAAGACACTGAAAAATCATGCTGACCGCGTTTTGCCGGATCGTCAATCCGTTACGATGACACAACCTTTCTTAAGCGCCTATTCTCGCTTGCTGATTAAAACTTGTCATAAACGCGGTGCGTTTGCAATGGGAGGAATGTCGGCATTTATTCCGAGTAAAGATCCGGTGCAAAATCAGCAAGTTTTGGACAAAGTCAGAGCAGATAAAGAGTTAGAAGCTGATAACGGCCATGATGGTACATGGGTTGCGCATCCAGGGCTTGCGGATATTGTCATGGAGATATTTGACGCAAAATTGGGAGAGCATCAAAACCAATTAACCGTTTTGCGCGAAGAAGATGATGCGATTACGGCTGAACAATTGCTTGCTCCTTGTTTGGGAGAAAGAACGGAAGAGGGAATGCGCGCAAATATTCGTGTTGCAGTTCAGTACATAGAGGCCTGGATTTCGGGGAATGGATGTGTGCCGATTTACGGTTTGATGGAAGATGCTGCTACGGCAGAAATCTCCCGAACTTCTATTTGGCAATGGATTCGCCATGAAAAATCACTCTCTAATGGTAAAAAAGTGACAAAAGAACTGTTCAGAGAAATGTTGAAAGAAGAATTAGCTGTTATTAGACAGGAAGTCGGGGAGCAGCGCTTTAATCAAGGGCGATTTACAGAAGCTTCTGATTTGATGGAAAGAATTACCACTCAGGACAACTTAATTGATTTCCTGACATTACCTGGTTATCAGTTATTAGACTAA
- the aceA gene encoding isocitrate lyase: MTISRKQQIAQLEQEWQQPRWKGITRPYSAEDVVKLRGSINPEYTLAQIGAKKLWKLLNSNSKKGYVNALGALTGGQALQQAKAGIEAVYLSGWQVAADANTAASMYPDQSLYPVDSVPNVIKRINNSFRRADQIQWSNGIDPDSQEYIDYFLPIVADAEAGFGGVLNAFELMKAMIEAGAAAVHFEDQLAAVKKCGHMGGKVLVPTQEAIQKLIAARLAADVSGVPTLLIARTDADAADLLTSDCDPYDKAFITGKRTGEGFYCTRAGIEQAISRGLAYAPYADVVWCETSTPDIEAARCFAEAIHNKYPGKLLAYNCSPSFNWKKNLDDKTIASFQDQLSDMGYKFQFITLAGIHSMWFNMFDLAYDYARGEGMKHYVEKVQEQEFAALERGYTFSSHQQEVGTGYFDKVTTIIQGESSSVTALTGSTEEQQF; the protein is encoded by the coding sequence ATGACCATCTCCCGGAAACAACAAATCGCTCAACTGGAACAAGAGTGGCAACAACCGCGTTGGAAAGGTATCACTCGTCCATATAGTGCTGAAGATGTCGTTAAATTGCGTGGCTCTATCAACCCTGAATATACTTTGGCGCAGATAGGGGCGAAAAAGTTATGGAAGTTGCTGAATAGCAACTCGAAAAAAGGCTATGTGAACGCGCTTGGAGCACTGACTGGCGGTCAGGCACTTCAGCAAGCAAAAGCAGGTATTGAGGCGGTTTATCTTTCCGGCTGGCAAGTGGCGGCAGATGCAAATACCGCAGCCAGTATGTATCCTGATCAGTCATTGTACCCCGTTGATTCTGTTCCTAATGTCATCAAGCGTATCAATAATAGCTTCCGTCGGGCAGATCAAATCCAATGGTCAAATGGTATCGATCCAGACAGTCAGGAATATATTGATTATTTCCTGCCGATTGTCGCGGATGCGGAAGCCGGATTTGGTGGTGTACTCAACGCATTTGAACTGATGAAAGCGATGATCGAGGCTGGTGCTGCCGCAGTGCATTTTGAAGACCAGTTGGCAGCAGTAAAAAAATGTGGACACATGGGTGGCAAAGTCTTGGTTCCGACGCAAGAGGCTATTCAGAAGCTGATAGCTGCACGGTTGGCGGCGGATGTATCCGGTGTACCCACCTTGTTAATTGCGCGTACTGATGCAGATGCAGCGGATTTACTAACTTCAGATTGCGATCCTTATGACAAAGCCTTCATTACTGGTAAACGAACCGGTGAAGGTTTCTATTGTACACGTGCCGGCATTGAACAAGCGATTAGCCGTGGATTGGCTTATGCTCCTTACGCCGATGTTGTCTGGTGCGAAACCTCTACGCCAGATATTGAAGCGGCTCGTTGTTTTGCTGAGGCCATCCATAATAAATATCCTGGCAAGTTGTTGGCCTATAACTGTTCACCTTCTTTCAACTGGAAAAAGAATCTGGATGATAAAACGATCGCCAGTTTCCAGGATCAGTTATCTGATATGGGATATAAATTCCAGTTCATTACACTAGCGGGTATACATAGCATGTGGTTCAACATGTTTGATTTAGCCTACGATTATGCCCGTGGTGAAGGAATGAAACACTATGTTGAAAAAGTTCAGGAACAAGAGTTTGCTGCCCTTGAGCGTGGTTATACATTCTCCTCACATCAGCAGGAAGTGGGAACGGGATATTTTGATAAAGTGACCACGATTATTCAGGGAGAGAGTTCTTCTGTTACTGCATTAACCGGATCGACAGAAGAACAGCAATTCTAA